The proteins below are encoded in one region of Pseudomonadota bacterium:
- a CDS encoding transposase zinc-binding domain-containing protein translates to MPHAAHGPLPAAATGYERRQPEQTLLYQTLAAHWPRFAQRCEEHGGLPAFVSREFEDYLTCGILEHGCVTVACRQCDLERLVGFSCKHRGFCPSCCGRRVNDTAAHLVDSVLPFDAPVRQWVCSLPWQLRSVLGYDSRLCSEVMTAFATELMRSYKRRAKQQLGLASVADAFTGTITLFMPSASSMAGTESSSSDCADTSPGHR, encoded by the coding sequence ATGCCGCACGCGGCCCACGGCCCCCTGCCGGCTGCCGCGACCGGCTACGAGCGCCGGCAGCCCGAGCAGACCCTGCTCTACCAGACGCTGGCAGCGCACTGGCCGCGCTTCGCCCAGCGTTGTGAGGAGCACGGGGGGCTGCCCGCGTTCGTCAGCCGCGAGTTCGAGGACTACCTCACGTGTGGGATCCTCGAGCATGGCTGCGTCACGGTGGCCTGCCGTCAGTGCGACTTGGAGCGCCTGGTCGGCTTCAGCTGTAAACATCGCGGGTTTTGCCCCAGCTGCTGTGGCCGAAGAGTGAACGACACGGCCGCACACTTGGTGGACTCGGTGCTGCCGTTCGATGCCCCGGTGAGGCAATGGGTGTGCTCGCTGCCGTGGCAGCTTCGCAGCGTGCTCGGCTACGACAGCCGACTGTGTAGCGAGGTCATGACCGCCTTTGCGACCGAGCTGATGCGCAGCTACAAGCGGCGGGCCAAACAACAGCTCGGCCTCGCTTCGGTAGCCGACGCGTTTACCGGCACCATCACGTTGTTCATGCCGAGCGCGTCGTCAATGGCCGGGACCGAAAGCAGCTCGAGCGACTGTGCCGATACCTCGCCCGGCCACCGCTAA